Genomic DNA from Candidatus Gastranaerophilales bacterium:
CATCCACTCCTTTGGCAAACTTGACTATACTCATTTCAATTACCGGAGTATCTAAAAACTGCGCACCTGCATCAACTGCCGCCTGGGCCTGACATGTCGTAATAATAGAGCATGCTCCTAAGAGAACTTTGTTGTCTTTGGACATTTCCCGAATAATTTCAATTGCATTCGGAATATCCATCGATATTTCTATAGTTGTTAAATGACCTTTTACCAATGCTTTTACAACATCAAGCGTCTTAAAGTTCTTACTTTCTCTTATTACGGTAAAAACTTTACTTTTCTCAAGATGAGCCAATACATTTTGTTTTTTCATATTCTAATTCC
This window encodes:
- a CDS encoding bifunctional 4-hydroxy-2-oxoglutarate aldolase/2-dehydro-3-deoxy-phosphogluconate aldolase, which codes for MKKQNVLAHLEKSKVFTVIRESKNFKTLDVVKALVKGHLTTIEISMDIPNAIEIIREMSKDNKVLLGACSIITTCQAQAAVDAGAQFLDTPVIEMSIVKFAKGVDVPLIMGASTANEAYESWKLNTLLTKIFPAKDMGGAEYISDIMRAMPFLKLIATSGVEIDDFLDYIEAGAIAVGLGKSLFENAKSLEEITQRALLVREKLDKYLAQ